A portion of the Rhinatrema bivittatum unplaced genomic scaffold, aRhiBiv1.1, whole genome shotgun sequence genome contains these proteins:
- the LOC115081990 gene encoding E3 ubiquitin-protein ligase TRIM41-like isoform X1, with the protein MAAANPAESLRDEASCPICLDYFTDPVTIDCGHNFCRSCITQTWEGRDTNFPCPHCRETSQQRNLRPNRKLANVTEIAKKLSESSVRQKEENLCEEHEEKLKLFCEEDQSPICVICRESRGHRSHTVTPIQEAVQEYKNKIQMHLERVRKELEDLLKLKSREERRAEELRSQTEIERRRIESDFEEMQRFLTEEKRILLSRLEEEEKKILQRIGENVTRLEEQSSSIKLLISEIEEKSQQPAAELLKDVKETLSRCQNAEFRKPEAVSTDLRLDFPLRYPQQLKKVITSFGAHIKCQVLSL; encoded by the exons ATGGCTGCTGCAAACCCTGCTGAGAGTCTGCGAGATGAAGCCTCCTGTCCCATCTGTTTGGATTATTTTACAGATCCGGTGACCATAGACTGTGGACACAACTTCTGCCGCTCCTGTATCACTCAGacctgggaggggagagacacaAACTTCCCCTGTCCCCACTGCAGGGAAACCTCCCAGCAGAGAAACCTCAGGCCTAACAGGAAGCTGGCAAATGTGACAGAAATAGCGAAAAAGCTTTCTGAGAGCTCAGTGAGACAGAAAGAGGAGAATCTGTGTGAGGAGCACGAGGAGAAGCTGAAGCTGTTCTGTGAAGAGGATCAGAGTCCAATCTGTGTTATTTGTAGAgagtcccggggtcacagatctcacaccgtgacccccatacaggaggctgtgcaggaatacaag aataaaatccaaatgcacttGGAGCGAGTGAGAAAGGAGCTGGAAGATCTTCTGAAGCTTAAAtccagagaggagaggagagctgagGAGCTGAGG AGCCAGACAGAGATCGAGAGACGGAGGATTGAGTCTGACTTTGAGGAGATGCAGCGGTTTCTGACTGAGGAGAAGCGAATCCTTCTCTCCAgactggaggaggaagagaagaagattcTGCAGAGAATCGGGGAAAATGTGACCCGGCTAGAAGAGCAAAGCTCCTCCATCAAGCTCCTGATCTCCGAGATAGAGGAGAAGAGTCAGCAGCCAGCGGCAGAGTTACTGAAG GATGTGAAGGAAACCCTGAGCAG GTGTCAGAACGCTGAGTTTCGAAAACCAGAGGCTGTTTCTACTGACCTGAGATTGGATTTCCCACTGAGATACCCTCAGCAATTGAAGAAAGTGATCACAAGCTTTGGAG
- the LOC115081990 gene encoding E3 ubiquitin-protein ligase TRIM41-like isoform X3: MAAANPAESLRDEASCPICLDYFTDPVTIDCGHNFCRSCITQTWEGRDTNFPCPHCRETSQQRNLRPNRKLANVTEIAKKLSESSVRQKEENLCEEHEEKLKLFCEEDQSPICVICRESRGHRSHTVTPIQEAVQEYKNKIQMHLERVRKELEDLLKLKSREERRAEELRSQTEIERRRIESDFEEMQRFLTEEKRILLSRLEEEEKKILQRIGENVTRLEEQSSSIKLLISEIEEKSQQPAAELLKCL, encoded by the exons ATGGCTGCTGCAAACCCTGCTGAGAGTCTGCGAGATGAAGCCTCCTGTCCCATCTGTTTGGATTATTTTACAGATCCGGTGACCATAGACTGTGGACACAACTTCTGCCGCTCCTGTATCACTCAGacctgggaggggagagacacaAACTTCCCCTGTCCCCACTGCAGGGAAACCTCCCAGCAGAGAAACCTCAGGCCTAACAGGAAGCTGGCAAATGTGACAGAAATAGCGAAAAAGCTTTCTGAGAGCTCAGTGAGACAGAAAGAGGAGAATCTGTGTGAGGAGCACGAGGAGAAGCTGAAGCTGTTCTGTGAAGAGGATCAGAGTCCAATCTGTGTTATTTGTAGAgagtcccggggtcacagatctcacaccgtgacccccatacaggaggctgtgcaggaatacaag aataaaatccaaatgcacttGGAGCGAGTGAGAAAGGAGCTGGAAGATCTTCTGAAGCTTAAAtccagagaggagaggagagctgagGAGCTGAGG AGCCAGACAGAGATCGAGAGACGGAGGATTGAGTCTGACTTTGAGGAGATGCAGCGGTTTCTGACTGAGGAGAAGCGAATCCTTCTCTCCAgactggaggaggaagagaagaagattcTGCAGAGAATCGGGGAAAATGTGACCCGGCTAGAAGAGCAAAGCTCCTCCATCAAGCTCCTGATCTCCGAGATAGAGGAGAAGAGTCAGCAGCCAGCGGCAGAGTTACTGAAG
- the LOC115081990 gene encoding E3 ubiquitin-protein ligase TRIM41-like isoform X2, whose amino-acid sequence MAAANPAESLRDEASCPICLDYFTDPVTIDCGHNFCRSCITQTWEGRDTNFPCPHCRETSQQRNLRPNRKLANVTEIAKKLSESSVRQKEENLCEEHEEKLKLFCEEDQSPICVICRESRGHRSHTVTPIQEAVQEYKNKIQMHLERVRKELEDLLKLKSREERRAEELRSQTEIERRRIESDFEEMQRFLTEEKRILLSRLEEEEKKILQRIGENVTRLEEQSSSIKLLISEIEEKSQQPAAELLKDVKETLSRTGLVDGMWQICSACDSGS is encoded by the exons ATGGCTGCTGCAAACCCTGCTGAGAGTCTGCGAGATGAAGCCTCCTGTCCCATCTGTTTGGATTATTTTACAGATCCGGTGACCATAGACTGTGGACACAACTTCTGCCGCTCCTGTATCACTCAGacctgggaggggagagacacaAACTTCCCCTGTCCCCACTGCAGGGAAACCTCCCAGCAGAGAAACCTCAGGCCTAACAGGAAGCTGGCAAATGTGACAGAAATAGCGAAAAAGCTTTCTGAGAGCTCAGTGAGACAGAAAGAGGAGAATCTGTGTGAGGAGCACGAGGAGAAGCTGAAGCTGTTCTGTGAAGAGGATCAGAGTCCAATCTGTGTTATTTGTAGAgagtcccggggtcacagatctcacaccgtgacccccatacaggaggctgtgcaggaatacaag aataaaatccaaatgcacttGGAGCGAGTGAGAAAGGAGCTGGAAGATCTTCTGAAGCTTAAAtccagagaggagaggagagctgagGAGCTGAGG AGCCAGACAGAGATCGAGAGACGGAGGATTGAGTCTGACTTTGAGGAGATGCAGCGGTTTCTGACTGAGGAGAAGCGAATCCTTCTCTCCAgactggaggaggaagagaagaagattcTGCAGAGAATCGGGGAAAATGTGACCCGGCTAGAAGAGCAAAGCTCCTCCATCAAGCTCCTGATCTCCGAGATAGAGGAGAAGAGTCAGCAGCCAGCGGCAGAGTTACTGAAG GATGTGAAGGAAACCCTGAGCAG